Proteins co-encoded in one Procambarus clarkii isolate CNS0578487 unplaced genomic scaffold, FALCON_Pclarkii_2.0 HiC_scaffold_137, whole genome shotgun sequence genomic window:
- the LOC138360980 gene encoding tripartite motif-containing protein 5-like, translating to MMDNNPEECSVCFNNYDDNQLRPRTLLCGHTFCSQCIDNAIKNGQLTCPSCRAEHAATAATQFPINYGMEALIRKLKGIEVVPEKTLPAKPIKAPARGISKKLHSMVEEQKSSISSLITSCEEVLSQLGEYRGQLGDWKTHHLQLQDRLYSLVEQNKSAMKLLELEDTSVVDMTTQGEEGKTQLQAMLGSLDTVNTAQEVFMTINEVDQCNMAVENWLKKCQELFPDVKTVHTSVKVQETIREALEMTTTETGATADPVHLGDSASSIMNKVQEITGEIPQKQLTVEDLRRMREPVKRLVEAGRVLAVQEDQDGRRSARITLQDGQLYLHPLLRQPTPAHAHTLQESQRGHTYRNTKLLRVGNKGKPDEWVGGGDYESNDGKGGTPLLPDLQGQYLESGRAGTVLSLWGLGGPRCAQFVITTRDRQDGRQWLNVFGDVVSGLDVGVITLTTYVFGSPMHTPQTIRPQHGKELQTGVLLNTRECPEASTEA from the exons gataacaacccagaggaatgttcagtgtgttttaacaattatgatgacaatcagctacggcctcgcacactgctgtgtggccacacattctgctcccagtgtattgacaatgctatcaagaatgggcagctgacctgccccagctgccgtgccgagcacgctgccacagctgctactcagttcccaattaaTTATGGTATGGAGGCCCTTATCAGAAAACTAAAAGGTATCGAGGTTGTACCAGAGAAAACGTTACCAGCAAAACCCATTAAAGCTCCTGCAAGAGGAATCAGCAAGAAGTTACATTCCATGGTGGAGGAGCAgaagagcagcatcagcagcctcattactagctgtgaagaggtactgtcccagctgggggagtaccggggccagctgggggactggaagactcaccacctccagctccaggacagactctattctctggtagagcagaacaagtcagcaatgaagctcttggaactggaggataccagtgtggtggatatgacaacacaaggagaggaagggaagactcagctgcaggccatgttggggagcctcgacacagtcaacacagCACAGGAAGTATTCATGACTATCAATGAAGTTGACCAATGCAACATGGCGGTAGAAAATTGGCTCaagaagtgccaggaactcttccctgatgtcaagactgtccacacctcagtgaag gtgcaggagaccatcagggaggccctggagatgacgaccacagagacaggtgccacagctgaccccgtacacctaggAGACTCAGCAtccagcatcatgaataaagttcaggaaatcactggagagatcccccagaagcaattaaca gttgaggacctccgcaggatgagggagcccgtcaagaggctggtggaggctggccgggtgttggccgtccaggaagaccaagatggccgccgctccgccaggataactctacaagacggacagctgtacctccacccactcttgcgtcagcccacgcccgcccacgcccacaccctccag gaga gccagcggggccacacctaccgcaacactaaactgttgcgGGTGGGGAACAAGGGTAAGCCGGATGAATGGGTGgggggcggagactacgagagtaatgatggtaagggaggaaccccactgctgcctgacctccaggggcagtacctGGAGTCAGGCCGGGCAGGAACTGTGTTGTCCTTGTGGGGGCTGGGGGGTCCCAGGTGTGCCCAGTtcgtcatcaccaccagggaccgccaggaTGGTCGCCAGTGGTTAaatgtcttcggtgatgtggtgagcggcctggatgtg ggagtaatcacactaacaaccTATGTGTTTGGTAGTCCAATGCACACGCCTCAGACAATCAGGCCACAACATGGAAAAGAATTGCAAACTGGAGTTCTGCTGAACACACGAGAatgtcctgaggcttccactgaagcctga